A region from the Bacillus sp. (in: firmicutes) genome encodes:
- a CDS encoding putative C-S lyase, translating into MAKRFNFDEVIPRKQTASVKWDLMKTMFGKEDLLPMWVADMDFRPPQEVLDSLQDRLQHGIFGYTHVPEKASQAVQQWMKRRHHWNISTEWLVYHIAVVPAISSCIQALTEPGDSVLIQAPVYHPFFDMIKLNGRKLINNPLVFKCNTYEFNFADFEQKLQAGVKLFLFCSPHNPVGRVWTKEELKKIGKLCQQYDVTILSDEIHADLTFPPHKHIPIASFPEWREQVITLVSPSKTFNIAGLQASAMIIPNKRLRTLIGQQMKRQGYFTLNTMGIVALEAAYRYGDDWLDALLGYLYENIQLVKTFIEQHLPALTVIPPEGTYLVWIDCRKLGLSPKELHRILVQKGHLALEPGEKFGPGGEGFVRMNVATPRSQLLEGLERLKKALGQIEKGD; encoded by the coding sequence TTGGCAAAGCGATTCAATTTTGATGAAGTGATTCCGCGAAAACAAACAGCTTCCGTCAAATGGGATCTAATGAAAACAATGTTTGGAAAAGAAGATCTATTACCGATGTGGGTGGCAGATATGGACTTTCGTCCGCCGCAAGAAGTGCTAGATTCCTTACAAGACCGGTTGCAACATGGCATTTTCGGCTACACGCACGTTCCTGAAAAAGCGAGCCAAGCGGTTCAACAATGGATGAAACGACGTCACCATTGGAACATTTCGACCGAATGGCTCGTCTACCATATCGCCGTGGTTCCGGCCATTAGTTCCTGCATTCAAGCATTAACCGAACCAGGAGATAGCGTGCTTATTCAAGCACCGGTGTATCATCCGTTTTTTGACATGATTAAGCTAAACGGAAGAAAGCTCATCAATAATCCATTAGTGTTTAAGTGTAATACGTACGAATTCAATTTTGCTGACTTCGAACAAAAGCTTCAAGCAGGAGTCAAGCTATTTTTATTCTGTAGTCCCCACAATCCAGTCGGTCGCGTATGGACGAAAGAAGAACTCAAAAAAATCGGAAAGCTGTGCCAACAATACGATGTAACGATTTTATCTGATGAAATCCATGCAGACCTTACTTTTCCACCCCACAAACATATACCTATCGCCTCGTTTCCTGAATGGAGAGAACAAGTCATTACACTGGTTTCCCCAAGTAAAACGTTCAACATAGCTGGTTTGCAAGCATCTGCTATGATTATCCCAAACAAGCGCTTACGAACTCTCATCGGTCAGCAAATGAAACGCCAAGGCTATTTTACATTAAACACCATGGGCATTGTGGCATTAGAGGCAGCATATCGGTACGGGGATGACTGGCTAGATGCATTATTAGGCTATTTATATGAAAATATTCAATTAGTAAAAACGTTCATCGAACAACATCTTCCTGCGTTGACCGTCATACCACCGGAGGGAACGTATTTAGTTTGGATTGATTGTCGAAAACTCGGACTCAGTCCAAAAGAATTGCATCGAATCCTTGTGCAAAAAGGACACCTCGCTTTGGAACCCGGAGAAAAATTCGGTCCTGGCGGCGAAGGATTTGTCCGCATGAATGTCGCTACACCAAGATCCCAACTACTGGAGGGATTAGAACGATTAAAAAAAGCGCTAGGACAAATCGAAAAAGGAGACTAG
- a CDS encoding DUF1871 family protein produces MDIQQLNLRLVEALKKWDPFQLGEDFYDTEIVDVVQEVHQLDDANQLAKEIQRTYEFSFEQVIPLEACIQIAKKLLLIKEKQSCEL; encoded by the coding sequence TTGGATATTCAACAATTAAATTTACGTCTTGTTGAAGCGTTAAAAAAATGGGATCCTTTTCAGTTAGGAGAGGATTTTTACGATACGGAAATTGTTGATGTCGTTCAAGAAGTACATCAATTGGACGATGCCAACCAATTAGCGAAAGAGATTCAGCGTACTTATGAATTTTCCTTTGAACAAGTCATTCCATTGGAAGCCTGCATTCAAATCGCCAAGAAATTGCTATTAATTAAAGAAAAACAAAGCTGTGAATTGTAA
- a CDS encoding alpha/beta hydrolase: protein MTATIEQIAHINNIDVYYEKYEKALSDEYVVLIHGFLSSSFTFRRLIPSLTDHYNVISIDLPPFGKSGKCDKYKYSYKNLAKTVLELLDYLGIQKAYVIGHSMGGQIALNMMTLEPSFVEKGVLLCSTSYMKRARVPLILSSYLPYFHLFVKFHIAKKGILSKLQNCVCDHSLIDDEMVFGYIQPFLENDIFVALNKMIRDREGDLPKQELNRIQTPCLLIWGKEDRVVPLHVGERLAQDLTNAQLVVLENTGHLLPEEKPNEIQRYIQTFFQKDAIGLG from the coding sequence ATGACAGCAACGATTGAACAGATAGCACACATAAACAATATTGACGTATATTATGAAAAATACGAGAAAGCGTTATCTGACGAATACGTTGTGTTAATTCATGGATTTCTTTCATCGAGTTTTACTTTCCGGCGCCTGATTCCTTCATTAACAGACCATTACAATGTCATATCCATTGATCTTCCTCCATTCGGAAAAAGCGGTAAATGTGATAAATATAAGTATTCGTATAAAAATTTAGCGAAAACGGTTTTAGAACTGCTTGATTACTTAGGCATTCAAAAGGCGTATGTCATCGGCCATTCCATGGGAGGACAAATCGCCTTAAACATGATGACGTTAGAGCCGTCCTTCGTTGAAAAAGGCGTTCTCTTATGTAGTACAAGCTATATGAAAAGGGCTCGAGTCCCCCTTATCCTTTCAAGCTACCTCCCGTATTTTCATTTGTTTGTCAAATTTCATATAGCTAAAAAAGGCATTCTGTCCAAACTACAAAATTGTGTCTGTGACCATTCGCTCATTGATGATGAAATGGTATTTGGCTATATCCAACCGTTTTTAGAAAACGATATATTTGTGGCCTTAAATAAAATGATTCGCGACCGGGAAGGCGATTTACCAAAACAAGAGTTAAATCGTATTCAAACGCCGTGTCTTCTTATCTGGGGAAAAGAAGATCGCGTCGTTCCACTTCATGTCGGTGAACGGTTAGCCCAAGATTTAACGAACGCACAGCTTGTCGTGTTAGAAAATACTGGTCACCTGCTGCCAGAAGAAAAACCAAACGAAATACAGCGGTACATTCAAACCTTTTTTCAAAAAGATGCGATTGGTTTAGGATAA